One Xiphophorus maculatus strain JP 163 A chromosome 15, X_maculatus-5.0-male, whole genome shotgun sequence genomic window, ttttgttgtttttaaaacttcataGCTCCAACACAATAGGGGACGAAGAGACTAAAAGGAATAATTGAGCAAAATCAACGAAAGGATACAAGGAAGGAAGAAGCAAATATTTAAGGACAGAATCCCAGGTCGTATAggaatattttgaattttcctTTAGTAATCTTATTTTTGAACACTCCCTGCTCCTCAACAGATCGTCtgaataaaacctttttgttttctgagaaaatgGTAATCCTGTGGGACTGGGCGATTAActctttaggttttttttttttttgaaaatttcattTTGGGAGTGCCGTCACCACGCCTAAGGCCTATTATCTCCCttgacaaatgtgttttaaagctTCTATTTATGTGGACTTTAAATTCAGGTCTAGTCTGTGATGTAATATTAGGGCCAGGCtaagtcttttttctttctttctttttttttttacatttctagaATAAACTCATAATAATATCCAAGAAAAGTTATTACATTAGGagaatgaagtagtaattttataaGAACTcccaacatgaaaaataaattaaaatgcaggACTTTGAAATGATTGTGCAAACAAGTgtctattttgaaaaaataactaCACAGACTGAGCTGGTCGCGTCACCTCCTGATAATTCTTGAGCTTTGTTCTCCttgaaacaacttttttcttgtaattttaagacCTTTTGACTATATTGCTGTAATCAAACAACAATTCTCATATCTGTGCCCTTATACTCTGTCGTATGTCTCACAGAAGGGATGACTGAAATGTAAAGACTTTTTTTAGagatattttttgtgatttgtaaTTTCCTTTACAGAAGAGAAAAgcgagcaaaaaataaataaattaataattgaaaTCGGATCTGGTATGAAAGAATCTGAGATATAATTTTTAAGCCATATCGCCCGACTCTGCAGTCATGAAGAACTTTTAGTACAAAGTGAGAAAGTTATATTGAGAAAGTAATAAACATAATGGCATCCATCAGCAGTCATGACAACCTGCACGTCTTTTTGCCCATTCCTAGGTGAGGTGATTGCTGTTGTCGGCAGCTGTGAGGCTCTGGGAAACTGGAGCTACCAGAAAGCTGTGACTCTACATCCTATTGGTGACGAAAGGTATGTGAAACATTACATATCACCTACATCTTGATTCACTTTGAAGTTAGTTAATAGTATGTATATTGTATTTAGCTTAACTTTGTTGTCTTGATTTAATCACAGGCACACATGGGCAGTGACGATCTCTGTACCCCGGGGGGTTGTTTCCACGTATCGCTATTTTAAGGGCTTCTTCCTGGAATCAAAGGTGAGTTCGCTTTctttagagttttttttgtttgtttgtttgtttgtttgttttgtcaagTACATGTACGCTTTTATAGTCGTCGTCATTGTGatgcttttcaaaaattttgggggggaaaaaagtagctGACGAGGTTTACATTTCTATGTAAACTCCATTATATTCAATTCGGTATGACTTCATGACATAATTTCTACTTTGGCAGACCATCAACAGAGATAAAGGCAATATTTTATTACTACTGTATGTCAAATGTTTTGATTGATTTGCTCAAAGTCACCACTGACTCGAAATGGATTCCTCCTGACTTGGAATGAAACGATGTAAGGTGGTAGGATTGTTGTCAAATCCTTTTATATCACACGTGGCAGTGTTGAGCCCCGAAAGCAGTTTAAACAGCAGAACACCAGCTGCACCGGAGCTGAGAGGCATTGCATTGTAAGATTAACCAAAAACCTCATCCTCCCTCTGTGTTTAATTCCACAGCAAGGCTTACAGAGCGAGATATATAactttcaatgttttgttttgctctggtGGAAATGTACATGGCATGCTCTTTCAGAACAGCCAGTAAAGCAACTTTTAGTTGATAGAGCGTATCCACAAAGCCTCAGAcgagcccttttttttttttttttcccttttgttgaTTCCTTCTTTGTGTTGGCTGTCTGTCAGTATGCAGCTATTATCTGTAGGATTTGACAGATCAGTTGTATGAAACGCAGTGTCATGCTGGGAGCTGCCCTGTGATCTAGCCATGTGGGATGTGAAGTGAAACAGCTTGTGGTCAGTTATTTGGAAGGTCCAGCCACAGGCTGACCAGCTGCTTTGCTTTAATCTGTCATGCGGAGCCTCGCCCAGCCTTTAGCGAAAGCCTCTTTTTGCATGATCTTCACTTTTGGGTGAAGAACATGGTACTCCCCCTAGACTGGACGTAAACAAGTCGGATGCATTTGAAGATTCTTTCAGTTTCTGGTGACTTTGTCCAGCAGTACAGGAGGGTGAAGTCACTTTTTCTATACATTTATGGTTGcagatgcattttcttttttaaagaacctATAATTTTTTAACTTGTAAAACTAGTGGCTGAAAATAATATCCATATACCTGCACTATTGTTGATTAAgtacataaagaaaaacataatctgAACAAAGATTCAATGCTTGgattttgtacaattttttacattttttggtaTCCTTTCACTAACAAATCCACCTTTCAGATTTCAATCCGCAGTCTGCGCCTGATCCAGCTGGCGGGTCGGCGGCTATACGAGCTCTTAACTGCTTTCTGACTCTCTGGTCCAAAGACGTCTTTGCGACCAGCTTGAATGGTAGTTCATGTGTATCTGATTTGAAAATCCTAACATTGTACCCAACATTGGAATTGCAGAGTGCGGGTGGCCCATGTCAAGTGATAGTCAATTTGTGGGAGACCCATCATCAGCCTCGCACGATGAGCCCCACAGGtataaaccaacaacaacaaaaataaatttggtttgGGTTGGCAAAGTCTGCTGTACTCAAACCTCTAATTCCCGATCCACTGTAGCTTAATCCACTCaggaagtttgttttgttttttttggttaaagttTCAATGAACTGCAGTGtttcctctaaaaaaaaaaatgctcattgTAATTCCCAgctctcttgtttttttttttttttttttacatgctgtGTGGATGCTTTGCGAGTAAGCGCACTAATCTACAGCCACAGAAGAAACACTGCAGAGCAGCAGAATCCATGGCCTGTTATTCCAGATCTTTTTAGTTAGCCAGCCATTATGTTGGGTTTTATGCAAACAAAGCTATTTGAACATGAGCAAGATAGGAAGAGTAGCTGCCGCCACATCCACACTCTGTTCAGTGTCTATTGAGTATCATCACTGATGtgctttatttgattttttttctgttagtcCTACAGCATCCTCTACCCCATGCTGACTTTAAATATAGAAGTTCTtattaacataaatatatatatatttttaagttagcTTTGGTGAAGTTGAGGCAACTCAAATGCAGAGCGATTGAATCTGACGTTAAGAGTTCAAAaataagttgtttctttttttttctgtaactacCAAGATTGCTctggtttgatgacctcaacTGATGTGGTATTGCAAgacgctaaaaaaaaaattctttcgTTCAATTTCAGTTGCACAGCAGAACATTGACGATGGGGAATTTGGATTTCACAGTAAGTCTGCTGACTTTGATTTTTGAGTATTACAGTAAAGGGAGCTGTATACAATCAAAGGAGACACTTTTCAAGCTTGTACTACAAAACTACGTATAATCTTGCTTCAATTTTACAATTATGAACTACCTTTTGTAAGTCCAACGCAAGTACCGCCCAATGAAACTTGggatttttggttgttttgtgaCGAGATGAGGAAAAGCTTCGTTCACGATGGAGGAAGTCAGTGAGCTGCCTCAGTTACAGGCCGTCTCTTTGTGCAGATGGGGTGAAATGCGTTGACTCAGGATGGCTGACATGCCAGACGGACATTCGACTTCGCTTGCACTATTCCAAGAGGCCTCCGGTGTCCATCACCAAGAAGAAATTCAAGAAGTCACGCTTCAGGTGAGGATGCCACAGAGTTCAAATTTAACTTGAGTACATCATGAGATGTTTCATACAACTGACCTTTTACATAAGCCTAACAGGATGTGCATGTAGTTATATTTAAAGTAAAGCAACACTTTGtcaggttttgattttttttttttttttttgtgattcagAGTATGACTGTATTTTGACTGTCTTAATTTTGCATGTAGGATTAAACTTACGTTAGAGGGTgttgaagaggaagaggaggaagaggaagaacagGAACTCAGCCCTTCCTCTTGGCACAAGATGACCACAACTCTGGAAATCAGTTTAATCACTGCCAACGACTACAAGTCACGCCACTCTCAGCCAGAGTGCGGCTACGCCCTGGAGCCCTCTCGGTGGACCGAGTACAGCATCCACACCATGGACCCAGACAACCTGGAGCTcacttttgagttttttgagGTCTTTCTGCCTCCGCGAAAAGTCATCAAAATGTGCTGTAACGCGTATAGTGATCCGGATTGTGATTACAGGAGGATCTGGGCGAGCACGTGGTCCAGGGAGACATCCATCCCGGACATGTCGGGACAGCCTGCCTCCTGTCTTCCTCGTTCTTGGAGAACGGCAATGACACAGGCGTAGTCACGCTTCCCATCATGGGCCGAAACTCCAGGCAGACGATCGGGAAAGTCAGAGGTGACGTTTCTTTGAAAGTACTTAGAATATGATGCGTATCCTGATTTTGCCGAGTCCAGCCTTGTTGACTGCAGCTTATGCCTTCAGTGGATTACCTGGTGATCCGCCCTATCCAGAAGCTGCAGTGCAACATGAGCTCCTCGTACACAAAGCactggagaaaaagaagcacGGTGGACGTGGGTCACCGAGGAGCTGGAAGCACACGCGCTGCCAAGTGAGACCATCCGTCAATCTTTCCCGACAGCTGAAGTAGTTTTTGCagcaaaacaatatttcaaatcCATTCAATTTGCTACTTTTAAACGCATAATTTATGGCATGCTACAAAGTGAGGAGGAGTCTCTTTAGGATTTTCAGCAGGGTAATGTGGAAAAATCCATGAGTTCAGATGTCTTTTCAGTTGCTCCTGTTCTTATTTGACAGATACCACAAAGTCCGGGAAAACACAATTGCTTCTTTCAAAAGTGCTGCCAACCATGTAAGTCAATGAGACGAATATCTGAAGAAATCCAGCCGTTTGCAGAACATTTTGCCTCAACGTGTTTGAACGCGCAGGGTGCAGCTTTTGTGGAGTTCGACGTTCATCTCTCCAAGGATTCCGTGCCAATCGTATACCACGATCTAACATGTTGCATCTCCACCAAGAAGGTccgttaaacttttttttttccacggtCGCGGTAGCCTGTGTGACGCTAACTGTCCTGTTTCTGACTTGGTAGAAAAATGACCAGACTCTGGAGCTCATTGAGGTCCCTGTCAAAGACCTGACAtttgatcagctgcagctaTTGAAGGTAAACTCTGCTCTAGCTAGACTAGTTTGTTGAGACTGCCTGTAGTCATTGTGCCACCATCATTCTGTTTAATGTCTGGATGATTGTTGAAGTGAATTTCTGATTGAGAAGATAAATGCACTTAAAGGAGCTGTATTTAAAAACTATCTTTTTCTTGATGAACATCTGTTGTCTAACAACTTGTAGGTTTAGAGGTTATTCGaggttttattgtgattttagctCTTCCTGTGTTTGGGTAGTCGACCCAGACTGACCCTGTTCTTTAAACAATATTTGCTCAGCCTGCTGGAAGGTCACCAGACTGGGTCTGACAGAAAATCTATAGCACCCAGACGCCTTCATACAATCCTTTTGAATTCAGTTTTAGTGATTTTTCTTCAAGTAATGAAGCAGGAACCATCGACTCAACAATTATTGTCATGTTAAGATATGGTTAAGGTATTTTAAGTTGTGCTGCTTTGTGCACtggaattgttttcttttttttttatatgcgtgtgtgtgtgtttatcagcTGATTTAATCATTGGTCTTATGATGATCAGGAAATGGTCAGTAGGAAGTGGTTAGGACTATTACAGTAATGTTCGATTAACAATTCTCTGTAGGTCGGCAACTAACAattgttttagtaatcgatttatttgatcaattattctgacgattagtcagatttaaaaaaaaatattgctacattctgtagatttttcatttaactacttgagcctttttttaatacagtattagaaatactttataagatgcaaataaacaaggaaacctaatttttaaaataagagaataagcattttattacctaaaatccAACAACATATTCctgtagagcaggggtgtcaaactccagtcctcgagggccgctgtcctgcaacttttagatgtgcctctgctgcactacacctgaatggaataattaggtcattagcaaggctctggagaactgatctacacaaggaggaggcaattaagtcatttcattccagtgttttgtacctgtggcacatctaaaaactgcaggacaccggcccttgaggactggagtttgacacccctgctgtagagTAACCTTGATAATTTGTTGCAAAGATGCACttgcagcttaaaaaaaaaaaaacctcttccAACATCAGCAGGTGAAAacctcagccctttctgcttgacttaacatcaacaCAGCTAAGGACTGATCtaatgacttctttttttttggattatACGATCAATGGTTGATTAGAAAAAGGTGCTACATTTGAACCAGGTGGGTTATTTGATGAGTTCTGGGCAGATCAGATGACAATATCGACAGTGGAAACGGCCTCGTGGATCATTGATGACATGAGTAATATGTTGCTTCTTTCTGTAACAGTAAAACATGGATATATTTGTTTCTTGCCCAGCTGGCCCATGTCGCTGCGATGACAGGAAGTGATCACAAAGGTAAGCAGTTCcttaccactttttttttttttttgtaaccagAAAAGATTTGGTTAGCTTATCAACATAATGCTGTTTACATAATAGTTGGGCTGGTAGCCCTGTGTCATAGGAGGTGATTTTACTGTGCAGAGGTCAACATACGGCAACCTGAGatctattttaaatttaaatgcacCTGTGTTTGAagactgaatatatatatatatatatatatatatatatttttttttttttcacacgtTTATGGTAATCTGTTTTAGAGTAGTCTTTAATGCTACTTTCAGGATTACAGCAAAATCCATGGGCTTAAATCTGGATAaaagatttagaggaaaaatgatCGAATCTATTTCAACACCGCAATACTGACCCCATCACAAACGTCTGGAGCTTTTAGCTTGGGAAAACATTTGATTGTGCATACCTCACAAAAAcgtggtggggaaaaaaatccccctTTGTAGTGACCCAAATTCACTTCTGGTCAAAGGCTGCTTTGTTTAAGTGGCCTTGCATCACATGGAGGTGGAACGGCCGATATTGTGAAATCGGATCAGCAGATAATTTGGACGACGTGTGAACGTTTCCCCcgttctgtttgtttcttaagATCTCctggaggatgaggatgaagtCGATGAACATCAGCCGTTCCCCTCACTATCACAGGTAAGGAATGTTGTAATGATCACTTTGACCTAAAGGCAGCCCGCAGCTGAAAGTAATCACCTTTCTCCGTGCGCTTCTCCAAAGATTTTCCAAGCTGTTCCGGAAAGTGTTGGTTTTAACATTGAACTGAAATGGATCAGCCAAATGAAAGTACGTCTTTTGAACCAGACTTTGAAACAAAGTGTTATCGTTGATGTAAGCTGACGTATCTCATTGCTCTGTTCTCACAGGACGGAACGTGGGACGGGAACTTGTCGTCGTATTTCAACATGAATACCTTCCTGGACATTATTCTTACCTGTGTTCTGCAGAAGGCTGGGAAAAGGCGGATCATCTTCTCGTGTTTCGACCCAGATATCTGCACAATGTAAGTGCACAGCGTCGCCATTCGTGTTTACAGTTGAAATATTGCGTCTCGTAAGGATCACTGTAAAAGCAGAGGCACTTAAAGTatatgtttggggttttttttcccttcagtgGCACCTCTGAAGGACCGatttaaaatgctaaactgTCCGTGTAATCTGGTTTACAGGGTGCGACTCAAGCAGAACAAGTACCCCATCCTTTTCCTGACTCAGGGCATTTCAGAAAAGTATCCCGAGCTGATGGACGTGCGCTGTCAAACGACGCAAATCGCCATCAGCTTCGCTCAAAGCGAGAACATTCTGGTGAGGGGTTTTATTCTCTGGAGGTTGTACATTCAATAATATACTGAAGGGGAAATGCAATCTTCTTATTTGGTGATTGCATTTGGACTTTGGCGTTTTGCCCTGACAGGGAATCAGCGCTCACACCGAGGAGCTGCTGAAGCACCTTAACTACATCGGCGAGGCCCGGTCCAAAGGCCTGGTGGTGTTCAGCTGGGGAGACGACAACAACGAGCATGAAAACAGAAGGAAGCTGAGGGAGCAGGGAATCGACGGGCTCATTTATGACAGGTGAGGTTAAAGTTTAACACGCAGCGTCATTTTACATGCTGCAGACTGTAAACACAGAATGCTACAGATCAGATGGTAAAGCTAATCTTATATAGTGAGTTATTCACAGTTATTACAACTTATTTGAAACACTATCTGTCAATTATTTAGGATTCTTGCTTCCCTTCAGCTGCTGTGTCTAAAAACTGAGGTACactggagtttatttaaaacGGGCACATCAAATGTTTATGCCATGCACTCTTAAACGGCATCTAGAGGATGAGTTAATGCTCTCTGTTTAATAGTGCATGAGTTGTTTTCCCCAAGTCTGTCACATCTGACGAtagcagatgtttttgttttgctttgttttttttgttaaaagtcCCAATAGCACTTAGCTAATTCAGCACAGTTGCCTTTCTGTgctgatacaaaaaaaaaggtttttttgacACTTCAAACAGCCACTTGACACGTACATTGTGTCTactggttgttatggagacaaAGTTTACCCCAAGATGATGCTTCTGCAGTTTTCATTCCTTTATACCAATTAGAAGTTCTTAGAAAATTATAGATGATAAAAATAAtcttcagttacatttattgttaggattttttttttttttttaggtgtacCAAAGTTTGTGCCaccaatgatttttttttgttaaaaataatttatgaacaCGGACTTTCCTCTCGCCCCACTGAATACTCAACAAAATatggggaaaataaatgtttctgactATTAATCTGTGATTATCTGGTTTCTTATATTACAGATAACCAGTTTCAGTTATATTTGTTGAACTCAGTCATTATCCTGCAATGCTCCATCATAAAATAATTCCTTTACTACATGTTGACGATTAGCAAAGATCacagtttgtttattgtttttatgaagaTAAGATTCAGATGGTGAGTCACTGCTGTGTTGGCGTGAGTTGTTGAGATCACCGTCTCCACCCAGGAACGATGAGTTCAAGAAAGAACTCCACACGGCTCCAACTCTGCCAGATTGCAAAGTTATTCTATGTAGCACGACAGCACAGGAAAAATTATATGCATAGTTTGTCAGACCAGCCATGAACGCTTTTCCAGTAGGTATTCCTTGATATAAGCTgttatttgaacatttatacTTTATTTCCAATGTTAAACACCTTACAAATGTATGCACTTTTCCAAAATCAAGTAATGAACCTTTTCCCATTTAGTTGGTAGTTATAGATTTTTCTTTACGTAATTAGATTTTACTGTTATACTAATAGATTACTCTCATATTCATAAAGCCACTTTATATGCTACGGGCTGCTCCCAATGTTTCAAatttcccatttaaaaaaaaaaaaatccagaatcGCTTGAGTAGCAAAGCGTCCTgtgccacatttattttttttaaatgtaggtTAAGAAAAATCCTGTTGCTAAGCAGCCAACATCCAAGTGGCTGCTCCCATTCATCCTGGTTTATGCAAGCAGGGTTGTTCATTAGCTTCTTTTTCAGGGATTACATAACTATGTAATCCATTGGcagtgttttggatcatttggCACCTGTTTGTCTCTTTGAGTGAAAGACTTGATTGTTTATTGAGCAGTTATAGCGTGAAGTGAACGAACACGATGTGCCAGGACTGTTATGTAAAGTATCTGAGTTGAACAGATTCCTCTGCCTCTGGGGAGAACTGCATCATCAGCAGAGCCCGCTCGCTAGACAGTTTTACTTCTCTGTATCTCTCGTGCTGTGACATTTGCTCTATATTTATGTCTGCACTTTGGCCCAGACGTTTGCAGacctttgcaaaaaaaacaaagggaaTTGTAGGAACCGGCACGTTTTCATGtgttacagcaaaaaaaaaaaaaacgtctctTACGTCGTTGTGATAACTGtgcctcttttttttacagaatttgtgAAAGCTTGCTGCCATATTTTGACTCAAGTTCTCCAGATTCCTGTAATGTTTCTCTGgttcctctgtttttgttttgtttttttttaatttactcacGTTGCTCCGCTTCTCTTCGGTCGCCCGTCCTACATGCTACCCGAGTGAATCCTGCTCACCGAATGTTGCCGCAGCACAGCAGTGTTTCTTGACAATGATACATGAGGCGGTTGACTTATCGTATTTCTTAAGGCCTTTGAAGATTATATATCTGAAAAACTCTTCTTCACAGTCTGAAAAACAAGTGTTGTCTGTATCAAAGACAACACCTGTGTTGTCTTTGATTGGTCAGCTGCCATGGTTATCATTTTGagcttttgtgtttctttttttttttaataatcacaAGGACCCTTCCTGTTACTGTCACATCTGCTTGAGAATGCTTTTAAGTTCGCCCGTTTTTATTCTCGCTGCCGTTTGTCATGATTTTTCAGTTTGGATTTGTATCTAAAAGTGGCACAGAGAGCGAATGGCTTTTTATTTGCATGAGACTAAAGATTCTGAATGACGGAGTGCTGCTTGTAATCGGATTTGCAGAAAGCAGACTTGCACAAGCATTGGTGCAGCAAACTATTTGTGCTAACTTGCAACTGGTCAAGCTGGCTTGATccaaaagcatttatttctcgCATGAAATGCGACCTCTGGAAAGTCGATTTGATGTCGGAGCGTATGGTTTATGTTGGCGAAAATGTTCCAAAGCAGTTGGGTGATCTGCCTGTACTCGTTTCAAAAACGGTTTGAGTTCTCGAAATTAGGCATCAGCCGGTTACGGGTTTGAAGTTAAACCAATGCTGGACTCAAACAGTGGAGCGGAGCACCGCTGGTGTAGATTAATGCAGTGCCAACTACATCTTAAATCACTGAATCTTATGCTTATTCATTACTTTGGCTTAAATCTGTAACAAAACCAAATTGACAAATGTTGGAGTTGTGATGAATTGATTAGATCATTCTGAGCTGTTccttattttcaaatatttgtgttaattCCATGAAATTGCTGTACTTTTGTGCAAGATTGTTATACCATGACAACCTCATACCGGCCCATGCCCTACTTTGAACTAAGTGGTGATTTCACTGGAATCTCTGGACTGTCTGCTCTTGTTTGTTGAGCTTTTTCACTCTTTAATGGAGCAATAACCATCTATAATAGGCGTGCCTTAACTTGCaggggtttttgtttttttttccttgttagTCAAACGTTGATTCCCTCAGATGCATCTGCAGGACTTTATCTGCTTAATAGCAGGTTGTAAAAAAGCTaatcaaccaaaaaaaacacagacgtAAGATTGCACTTAGCCCAAAGCAAACCTACTAATCCCGGAATGCTATTAAAGGTTGTCATTCATTCCTGCAGGCAGAACAGCAACCAGTGCAATCATTCACCTGTTTTAACTCGACTCTGCATGAGAAATGATGGATG contains:
- the gpcpd1 gene encoding glycerophosphocholine phosphodiesterase GPCPD1, translating into METSQVNLTIRGETTPGEVIAVVGSCEALGNWSYQKAVTLHPIGDERHTWAVTISVPRGVVSTYRYFKGFFLESKSAGGPCQVIVNLWETHHQPRTMSPTVAQQNIDDGEFGFHNGVKCVDSGWLTCQTDIRLRLHYSKRPPVSITKKKFKKSRFRIKLTLEGVEEEEEEEEEQELSPSSWHKMTTTLEISLITANDYKSRHSQPECGYALEPSRWTEYSIHTMDPDNLELTFEFFEEDLGEHVVQGDIHPGHVGTACLLSSSFLENGNDTGVVTLPIMGRNSRQTIGKVRVDYLVIRPIQKLQCNMSSSYTKHWRKRSTVDVGHRGAGSTRAAKYHKVRENTIASFKSAANHGAAFVEFDVHLSKDSVPIVYHDLTCCISTKKKNDQTLELIEVPVKDLTFDQLQLLKLAHVAAMTGSDHKDLLEDEDEVDEHQPFPSLSQIFQAVPESVGFNIELKWISQMKDGTWDGNLSSYFNMNTFLDIILTCVLQKAGKRRIIFSCFDPDICTMVRLKQNKYPILFLTQGISEKYPELMDVRCQTTQIAISFAQSENILGISAHTEELLKHLNYIGEARSKGLVVFSWGDDNNEHENRRKLREQGIDGLIYDSICDAQGEQPNIFQVEEQHSLQEVITEETLKSSACSCYSIPCSAVPCVAPEIHHGSVESDSGLSSS